In Pseudomonas oryzicola, one DNA window encodes the following:
- the modC gene encoding molybdenum ABC transporter ATP-binding protein — MSTSIVARLKLARDDFTLDVDLQLPGRGVSALFGHSGSGKTSCLRCLAGLERAASAYIEVNGEVWEDSARGYFRPPHLRPVGYVFQEASLFAHLTVRGNLEFGWRRVAPAERKVNLDQACQLLGIGHLLARRPATLSGGEAQRVGIARALLSSPRLLLMDEPLAALDGPRKREILPYLERLHDELDIPLVYVSHAQDEVARLADHLVLLEQGQAVASGPVGETLARLDLSLAQGEDAGVVFAGLVVGHDPHYDLLTLRLPGNNGPLLRIAHPAQVMGSTLRVKVQARDISLALTADGTSSILNRLPVRVRQSRPAANPAHVLVSLDADGNALLARITRFSADQLGLHPGQLLFAQIKSVALLG; from the coding sequence ATGAGCACATCGATTGTGGCGCGCCTGAAACTGGCTCGTGACGACTTTACCCTGGATGTCGACCTGCAGCTGCCCGGGCGCGGCGTCAGCGCATTGTTTGGCCATTCGGGCTCCGGCAAGACCAGTTGCCTGCGTTGCCTCGCCGGCCTGGAACGGGCTGCCAGTGCCTATATCGAGGTCAACGGCGAGGTCTGGGAAGACAGCGCGCGCGGCTACTTCCGACCACCGCACCTGCGCCCGGTAGGCTATGTGTTCCAGGAGGCCAGCCTGTTCGCGCACCTGACGGTGCGCGGCAACCTGGAATTCGGCTGGCGCCGGGTAGCCCCAGCCGAGCGCAAGGTCAACCTTGACCAGGCTTGCCAATTGCTGGGCATCGGCCATTTGCTGGCACGCCGGCCTGCGACCTTGTCCGGTGGCGAGGCGCAGCGGGTGGGTATCGCCCGCGCACTGCTCAGCAGCCCGCGCCTGCTGTTGATGGACGAGCCGCTGGCGGCCCTCGACGGGCCACGCAAGCGCGAGATCCTGCCTTACCTGGAACGCCTGCACGACGAGCTGGACATCCCTCTGGTGTACGTAAGCCATGCCCAGGACGAAGTGGCACGGCTGGCTGACCACCTGGTGTTGCTGGAGCAAGGCCAGGCGGTGGCCAGCGGCCCGGTCGGCGAAACCCTGGCCCGCCTCGACCTGTCGCTGGCCCAGGGCGAAGATGCCGGCGTGGTGTTCGCCGGCCTGGTGGTGGGCCACGATCCACACTACGACCTGCTCACCCTGCGCCTGCCCGGCAACAATGGGCCGCTGCTGCGCATCGCCCACCCGGCCCAGGTGATGGGCAGCACCTTGCGGGTCAAGGTGCAGGCGCGTGACATCAGCCTTGCGCTGACCGCCGATGGCACCTCGAGCATCCTCAATCGCCTGCCGGTGCGCGTGCGCCAAAGCCGGCCAGCGGCCAACCCGGCCCATGTGCTGGTCAGCCTGGATGCCGACGGCAATGCCCTGCTGGCGCGTATCACCCGCTTCTCGGCAGACCAGCTCGGCCTGCACCCGGGCCAGCTGCTGTTTGCCCAGATCAAGTCGGTGGCCTTGCTGGGCTGA